A single window of Lytechinus variegatus isolate NC3 chromosome 8, Lvar_3.0, whole genome shotgun sequence DNA harbors:
- the LOC121419985 gene encoding uncharacterized protein LOC121419985 isoform X1: MTETLTEEKLNQLAEAVANNENLLTLGLNLGFKESKVKIYISTNKRNDSFEGTSSMLFAWKKKTRRAKQIPDLIKALVDAELAELVDDFFPSEEDGSTPPGNVKENGTMNKNGNPDSAEELEDIDDILVKIAKKVQQNSEIDTLGSKLGISPEDVQRYIATNNKTQHITWDGTLQMLRDWFKNQKKSGREREALKAALEKAGHIRLADELFS; this comes from the exons ATGACGGAGACCTTAACGGAGGAAAAACTCAATCAGCTAGCAGAGGCTGTGgctaataatgaaaatttattaACGCTCGGGTTGAATCTGGGATTCAAGGAGTCCAAGGTCAAGATATACATCAGTACAAATAAACGAAATGACAGTTTCGAAGGAACCAGCTCCATGCTCTTTGCTTGGAAAAAGAAGACACGGAGAGCGAAGCAAATACCTGATCTAATAAAAGCACTGGTAGACGCTGAATTGGCAGAATTAGTTGATGATTTCTTTCCATCTGAAGAGG ATGGTTCAACCCCTCCTGGTAATGTCAAAGAAAATGGAACGATGAATAAAAATG GTAATCCAGACTCTGCTGAGGAACTGGAGGATATTGATGACATCTTGGTCAAGATTGCCAAAAAAGTCCAACAAAACTCAGAAATCGACACACTGGGATCCAAGCTTGGAATTTCCCCTGAAGATGTTCAAAGATACATAGCAACCAATAACAAAACACAACACATTACGTGGGATGGAACTCTACAGATGCTACGGGATTGGtttaaaaaccaaaaaaaatctggTCGAGAGAGAGAAGCTTTGAAGGCTGCTCTCGAAAAAGCAGGTCATATTCGTCTTGCTGATGAGCTCTTTTCTTAA